From the Sphingomonas suaedae genome, one window contains:
- a CDS encoding FtsW/RodA/SpoVE family cell cycle protein translates to MSDVIRATTKRKPLRERFEDQLSRGSKTPLGLWFWEIDRILLLLALLLIGIGLVAVAAASPASAERYSDATKQFASMHYFWRQAVWIGLSVPVLLLVSMLPISLARRGAILGTGICILLVGVAAFFGTEINGARRWIGFGLIGFQPSEFLKPFYIVTTAWLLSMRAKDPDLPVIPLTGVMTFVIAVLLMKQPDFGQTMVFGAVWVILLMLSGISTRAIGVLGGAAVAGVVAAYLFYDTARTRIDSFLFPDPEKAAAEHYQTDMAHAVLTAGGPTGTGPGGGTVKFKLPEAHTDYIFSVVGEEFGLIACIAIALIYLAIVVRVLVKLLDEEDVFRLLAAAGLAAQFGIQAVINMAVNTGLAPSKGMTLPFISYGGSSMVALSIGMGLLLAFTRRNPYLKRSHYTVRGRNA, encoded by the coding sequence ATGAGCGACGTGATCCGCGCGACGACCAAGCGCAAGCCGCTGCGCGAGCGGTTCGAGGACCAGCTGAGCCGGGGGAGCAAGACGCCGCTCGGCCTGTGGTTCTGGGAGATCGACCGGATCCTGCTGCTGCTCGCGCTGTTGCTGATCGGCATCGGGCTGGTGGCGGTGGCGGCGGCGTCGCCCGCTTCGGCGGAGCGCTATTCGGACGCGACCAAGCAGTTCGCGTCGATGCATTATTTCTGGCGGCAGGCGGTGTGGATCGGTTTGTCCGTCCCGGTGTTGCTGCTCGTTTCGATGCTGCCGATCAGCCTCGCCCGGCGCGGCGCGATCCTGGGCACGGGCATCTGCATCCTGCTGGTCGGGGTCGCCGCCTTTTTCGGGACCGAGATCAACGGTGCGCGGCGCTGGATCGGCTTTGGCCTGATCGGATTCCAGCCTTCGGAATTCCTGAAACCCTTTTACATCGTCACCACCGCCTGGCTGTTGTCGATGCGCGCCAAGGACCCCGACCTGCCCGTGATCCCGCTGACCGGGGTGATGACCTTCGTCATCGCGGTGCTGCTGATGAAACAGCCCGATTTCGGGCAGACCATGGTGTTCGGCGCGGTGTGGGTCATCCTGCTGATGCTGTCGGGCATCTCGACCCGCGCGATCGGCGTGCTGGGCGGCGCGGCGGTGGCGGGGGTGGTCGCGGCCTATCTGTTCTACGACACGGCGCGCACCCGCATCGACAGCTTCCTGTTCCCCGATCCCGAAAAGGCGGCGGCGGAGCATTATCAGACCGACATGGCGCATGCGGTGCTGACGGCGGGCGGGCCGACCGGCACCGGGCCGGGGGGCGGGACGGTCAAGTTCAAGCTGCCCGAGGCGCATACCGATTACATCTTCTCGGTCGTGGGCGAGGAATTCGGCCTGATCGCGTGCATCGCGATCGCGCTGATCTATCTCGCCATCGTCGTGCGCGTGCTGGTCAAGCTGCTCGACGAGGAGGATGTGTTCCGTTTGCTCGCCGCAGCGGGGCTGGCGGCCCAATTCGGGATTCAGGCGGTGATCAACATGGCGGTAAATACCGGCCTTGCCCCCTCCAAGGGGATGACCTTGCCCTTCATTTCCTATGGCGGATCGTCGATGGTGGCGCTGTCGATCGGAATGGGACTGCTGCTCGCTTTCACGCGGCGGAACCCGTATCTGAAGCGCTCGCACTATACGGTTCGGGGTAGAAACGCATGA
- the murD gene encoding UDP-N-acetylmuramoyl-L-alanine--D-glutamate ligase → MIASRAWRGKRFAVLGLARSGAASVRALLAGGARVTAWDGKEEARLALGDTAPLPTLSPEGERAIALADPLTIDLTGFAGIVVSPGVPLNSHPIAAKAREAGVPIIGDIELFAQARSELPAHKVVGITGTNGKSTTTALIHHILETAGVPARLGGNIGLPILGQEPLPAGGVYVLELSSYQIDLTHNLDCEVAVLLNITPDHLDRYDGFEGYAASKARLFAMQSKGHAAIIGIGDEASQAVAKQVARSGRAEDLTKIAPGFCMDQSRWPALQGPHNAKNALAAIAACEALGVDQANIDRGLESFPGLPHRMERVATRNGVTFVNDSKATNAESTAPALAAYDRIHWIVGGKAKTTDLDPCRPGFPHIVRAYTIGEAGAMFADLLEGEMPVTRSGTLDAAVRAAAANAAPGETVLLSPACASFDQFRDYEDRGDQFRAAVEALS, encoded by the coding sequence GTGATCGCCTCGCGCGCCTGGCGCGGGAAACGCTTTGCGGTACTCGGGCTGGCGCGGTCGGGGGCGGCGAGCGTGCGCGCGCTGCTGGCGGGCGGGGCGCGAGTGACGGCTTGGGACGGTAAGGAAGAGGCGCGGCTTGCGCTTGGCGATACTGCCCCTCTCCCAACCCTCTCCCCTGAAGGGGAGAGGGCTATTGCGTTGGCCGACCCGTTGACCATCGACCTGACCGGGTTTGCCGGGATTGTGGTGTCGCCCGGGGTGCCGCTGAATTCCCATCCCATCGCCGCGAAGGCGCGCGAGGCGGGCGTCCCGATCATCGGCGATATCGAGCTGTTCGCACAGGCGCGTTCCGAGCTTCCGGCGCACAAGGTCGTCGGGATCACCGGGACAAACGGCAAGTCGACCACCACCGCGCTGATCCACCATATCCTCGAGACCGCAGGTGTCCCGGCGCGGCTGGGGGGGAATATCGGGCTTCCCATTCTTGGGCAGGAGCCGTTGCCCGCAGGGGGCGTCTATGTGCTCGAGCTGTCGAGCTACCAGATCGACCTGACCCACAACCTCGATTGCGAGGTCGCGGTGCTGCTCAACATCACGCCGGACCATCTCGACCGCTATGACGGCTTCGAGGGCTATGCGGCGTCGAAGGCGCGGTTGTTTGCGATGCAGTCCAAGGGCCATGCCGCGATTATCGGGATCGGGGATGAGGCGTCGCAGGCGGTGGCCAAGCAGGTGGCGCGGTCGGGGCGGGCCGAGGACCTGACCAAGATCGCGCCGGGCTTCTGCATGGATCAGTCGCGCTGGCCGGCATTGCAGGGGCCGCACAATGCCAAGAACGCGCTCGCCGCGATCGCCGCGTGCGAGGCGCTGGGTGTGGATCAGGCCAACATCGACCGGGGCCTTGAGAGCTTTCCCGGCCTGCCGCACCGGATGGAGCGGGTCGCGACGCGCAATGGCGTGACCTTTGTCAACGACAGCAAGGCGACCAACGCGGAGTCTACCGCACCCGCGCTGGCGGCTTATGATCGCATTCACTGGATCGTCGGGGGCAAGGCGAAGACCACCGACCTCGATCCGTGCCGTCCGGGTTTCCCCCATATTGTCCGCGCCTATACGATCGGCGAGGCGGGGGCGATGTTCGCCGATCTGCTGGAAGGGGAAATGCCGGTGACGCGCAGCGGGACGCTGGATGCCGCCGTGCGCGCGGCTGCTGCCAATGCCGCGCCGGGCGAGACAGTGTTGCTGTCGCCCGCCTGCGCCTCGTTCGACCAGTTTCGCGACTATGAGGATCGTGGCGACCAGTTCCGTGCGGCTGTGGAGGCGTTGTCGTGA
- the mraY gene encoding phospho-N-acetylmuramoyl-pentapeptide-transferase gives MLYEIAEWLGFPGVLNLFRYLSFRTGASVATALLIGLIIGPRFIGWLRVRQGKGQPIRSDGPQSHLAKRGTPTMGGLMILTSLSLAILLWMDLSNPYIWACVFVTLGFGMIGFLDDYDKVRKASTAGVSGRIRLLGEFVIAGVAAWVITLQNGTVLYVPFFSQFSVDLGYFYIVFAAFTIVAFGNAVNLTDGLDGLATMPVIIASSAFLLIAYLVGNKIYATYLGIPHVPGAGDLAIFCGAIIGAGLAFLWFNAPPAAVFMGDTGSLALGGALGAIAVTTHHELVLGIIGGLFVVEAMSVIIQVFWYKRTGRRVFKMAPIHHHFEQLGWSEPTVVIRFWIIAFVLALAGLATLKLR, from the coding sequence ATGCTGTACGAGATCGCCGAATGGCTGGGCTTTCCGGGGGTGCTCAACCTCTTCCGCTATTTGTCGTTCCGCACCGGCGCGTCGGTTGCGACCGCGCTGCTGATCGGCCTGATCATCGGGCCGCGGTTCATCGGCTGGCTGCGCGTGCGGCAGGGCAAGGGGCAGCCGATCCGCAGCGACGGGCCGCAGAGCCACCTCGCCAAGCGCGGCACGCCGACCATGGGCGGGCTGATGATCCTGACCAGCCTGTCGCTGGCGATCCTGCTGTGGATGGACCTCAGCAACCCCTATATCTGGGCGTGCGTGTTCGTGACGCTCGGCTTTGGCATGATCGGCTTCCTCGACGATTACGACAAGGTGCGAAAGGCGAGTACGGCGGGCGTTTCCGGGCGGATACGGCTGCTGGGCGAGTTCGTGATCGCGGGCGTAGCCGCATGGGTCATCACGCTGCAGAACGGGACCGTGCTGTACGTGCCGTTCTTCAGCCAGTTCAGCGTCGACCTTGGCTATTTCTACATCGTCTTTGCCGCATTCACGATCGTGGCGTTCGGCAATGCGGTCAACCTGACCGACGGGCTGGATGGCCTTGCGACCATGCCGGTCATCATCGCGAGCAGCGCGTTCCTGTTGATCGCCTATCTCGTCGGCAACAAGATCTATGCGACCTATCTGGGCATTCCGCATGTGCCGGGGGCGGGCGACCTCGCCATCTTCTGCGGCGCGATCATCGGCGCGGGCCTCGCCTTCCTGTGGTTCAATGCGCCGCCCGCGGCGGTGTTCATGGGCGATACCGGGTCGCTGGCGCTCGGCGGGGCACTGGGCGCGATCGCGGTGACGACGCATCATGAGCTGGTACTGGGCATCATCGGCGGCCTGTTCGTGGTCGAGGCGATGAGCGTCATCATCCAGGTATTCTGGTACAAGCGCACCGGGCGCCGCGTGTTCAAGATGGCGCCGATCCACCATCATTTCGAGCAGCTTGGCTGGAGCGAGCCGACGGTCGTGATCCGGTTCTGGATCATCGCCTTCGTGCTGGCGCTGGCGGGGCTGGCGACGCTGAAGCTGCGGTGA
- a CDS encoding UDP-N-acetylmuramoyl-tripeptide--D-alanyl-D-alanine ligase, with product MSAPLWTSAEIAAATGGTASAEFAVDGVAFDSREVGPGALFFALTGETTDGHCFLDQAFASGAAGAVVSQETPHPHVLTGDTMVALENLARASRKRMTGVVIGVTGSVGKTGTKEALFECLDRADPGAVHRSVKSYNNHTGVPLSLARMPRDARFGVFEMGMNHAGELLALTHMVRPHIAIVTTIAPAHTEFFPSQEAIADAKGEIFQGLVPGGTAIVPFDSPHRDRLIAAAQDHAARIVTFGLKEGADVRAIEIIPQERGGTFVTARIGAERTLSFTLSQPGDHWVANAMAVLAAVDAAGGDLEQAGLALGEMGGLAGRGARFAAKVDGGEALVIDESYNANPASMRATLAVLAATPAARRVAVLGEMRELGEQSDAFHADLAEPIAAAGVETVLLVGEGMAPLAAALEGRVDFVHVADAASARERIDAMLRPGDAVLIKGSNGVGLSRVVAALAGRV from the coding sequence GTGAGCGCGCCGCTATGGACCTCCGCCGAGATCGCGGCGGCGACCGGCGGGACTGCTTCGGCGGAGTTCGCGGTCGACGGCGTCGCGTTCGACAGCCGCGAAGTCGGACCGGGCGCCTTGTTCTTTGCGCTGACCGGCGAGACCACCGACGGGCATTGCTTTCTCGACCAGGCGTTTGCGAGCGGGGCCGCCGGGGCGGTGGTGTCGCAGGAGACGCCGCACCCGCACGTCCTGACCGGTGATACGATGGTTGCGCTGGAGAATCTCGCCCGCGCGAGCCGCAAGCGGATGACCGGGGTGGTCATCGGCGTGACCGGATCGGTCGGCAAGACCGGGACCAAGGAGGCGCTGTTCGAATGCCTCGACCGCGCCGATCCGGGCGCCGTGCATCGATCGGTCAAGAGCTACAACAACCATACCGGGGTGCCGCTGTCGCTCGCACGGATGCCGCGTGATGCGCGGTTCGGCGTGTTCGAGATGGGGATGAACCATGCGGGCGAGCTGCTGGCGCTGACCCATATGGTGCGCCCGCATATCGCGATCGTCACGACCATCGCGCCGGCACACACCGAATTCTTCCCGAGCCAAGAGGCGATTGCGGACGCGAAGGGCGAAATCTTTCAGGGGTTGGTGCCCGGCGGAACCGCGATCGTGCCGTTCGACAGCCCGCATCGCGACCGGTTGATCGCCGCTGCGCAGGATCATGCGGCGCGGATCGTGACCTTCGGCCTGAAGGAGGGCGCCGATGTCCGCGCGATCGAGATCATTCCGCAGGAGCGCGGCGGCACGTTCGTCACCGCGCGGATCGGTGCGGAGCGGACGCTGAGCTTCACCCTGTCGCAGCCGGGCGACCATTGGGTCGCCAATGCGATGGCGGTGCTGGCCGCCGTGGATGCGGCGGGCGGCGATCTGGAGCAGGCGGGGCTGGCGCTGGGCGAGATGGGCGGGCTGGCGGGGCGCGGGGCGCGGTTCGCGGCGAAGGTCGATGGCGGCGAAGCGCTGGTGATCGACGAGAGCTACAACGCCAACCCCGCATCGATGCGCGCGACGCTGGCGGTGCTGGCGGCGACCCCGGCGGCGCGGCGCGTTGCAGTGCTGGGCGAAATGCGCGAACTGGGCGAGCAGTCGGACGCGTTTCATGCCGATCTGGCCGAGCCGATCGCGGCGGCAGGCGTCGAAACGGTGCTGCTGGTCGGTGAAGGGATGGCGCCGCTCGCCGCAGCGCTTGAGGGGCGGGTCGATTTCGTCCATGTGGCCGACGCCGCAAGTGCCCGCGAGCGCATCGACGCGATGCTGCGCCCGGGCGACGCGGTCCTCATCAAGGGTTCGAACGGGGTCGGGCTGTCGCGGGTCGTCGCGGCACTGGCGGGAAGGGTTTAA